The following are encoded together in the Phaseolus vulgaris cultivar G19833 chromosome 9, P. vulgaris v2.0, whole genome shotgun sequence genome:
- the LOC137821263 gene encoding 2-hydroxy-palmitic acid dioxygenase MPO1 — MLILGINNCVWYHAVERKTASSSKLLNQFPNTTFSSRWFHFHTPTTLFSQAIDPKTRTIRKSPFSNSHKPFIKRSETKMGLLDLEKHFAFYGAYHSNPINVAIHILFVWPILFTSQMILYFTPTLLSVGFLPPVLVLNWGFFATVFYALFYMALDIKAGSFTAFLTFFCWVASSFVANTLAFSLAWKVVLAAQLFCWTGQFIGHGVFEKRAPALLDNLAQAFLMAPFFVVLEILQSSIGYEPYPGFKSRVKARIDSDIKQWQNKNQKKHS; from the exons ATGTTGATCTTGGGTATAAACAATTGCGTGTGGTACCATGCCGTAGAAAGAAAAACAGCGTCCTCTTCCAAACTGCTGAACCAATTTCCAAATACAACGTTCTCCAGCAGATGGTTTCACTTTCACACTCCAACAACTCTGTTCTCTCAGGCCATTGACCCCAAAACACGTACAATAAGAAAGAGTCCATTCTCCAATTCTCACAAACCATTCATCAAAAGGTCAGAAACAAAAATGGGTTTGTTGGATCTAGAGAAGCACTTTGCCTTCTATGGCGCGTACCACAGTAACCCCATCAACGTGGCCATCCACATCCTCTTTGTTTGGCCCATCCTCTTCACCTCCCAAATGATCCTCTACTTCACCCCCACCCTTCTCTCCGTAGGGTTCCTTCCCCCAGTGCTCGTTCTCAATTGGGGCTTCTTCGCCACCGTCTTCTACGCCCTCTTCTACATGGCTTTGGATATAAAGGCTGGTTCTTTCACTGCTTTTCTCACTTTCTTCTGCTGGGTCGCTTCCAGTTTTGTCGCCAATACCCTCGCCTTTTCACTCGCCTGGAAG GTTGTTTTGGCTGCTCAGTTGTTTTGTTGGACTGGACAGTTTATTGGTCATGGTGTGTTTGAG AAACGTGCACCAGCTCTGTTGGACAACCTTGCCCAAGCATTTCTGATGGCTCCTTTCTTCGTGGTGCTTGAG ATCTTGCAATCTAGTATTGGATATGAACCATATCCAGGATTCAAGAGCAGGGTGAAGGCAAGGATAGATTCTGATATCAAACAATGGCAGAATAAGAATCAAAAGAAACACTCGTAG
- the LOC137821780 gene encoding photosynthetic NDH subunit of subcomplex B 4, chloroplastic isoform X1 codes for MAEAVMGFTLFKSHHFGSSLQTRSFQMNHSSSLLKQHANSSLFNRPWQKVLEGKSKRASLCKVNGLPDWPLMAIMVEHMEGQRDLITEKSVTHLSDQAIKNVYTWYIMFTVWGGLFFGSMKDPYYDSETYRGDGGDGTGNWIYEKQEKMEAEAREALWREELIEEIEEKVEGLRELEEGAKKEELVK; via the exons ATGGCTGAAGCTGTTATGGGTTTCACCCTTTTCAAATCACATCATTTTGGCTCATCTCTACAAACAAGGAGTTTTCAAATGAACCACTCTTCATCTTTG CTTAAGCAGCATGCAAACTCTTCCCTTTTCAACAGACCATGGCAG AAGGTGTTAGAAGGAAAGAGCAAAAGGGCATCTTTGTGTAAAGTGAATGGCTTACCAGATTGGCCACTTATGGCAATTATGGTTGAACACATGGAAGGACAGAGAGATTTGATCACTGAAAAATCAGTTACCCATCTTAGTGATCAGGCAATTAAGAATGTTT ATACTTGGTACATAATGTTCACTGTTTGGGGAGGCTTATTCTTTGGTTCAATGAAG GATCCATATTACGACTCAGAAACATACAGGGGAGATGGAGGAGATGGCACTGGCAACTGGATCTATGAGAAG CAAGAAAAGATGGAAGCAGAAGCGAGAGAAGCTCTATGGCGGGAAGAGTTGATTGAGGAGATAGAAGAAAAGGTTGAAGGGTTAAGGGAACTTGAAGAAGGTGCCAAGAAAGAGGAACTTGTTAAGTGA
- the LOC137821780 gene encoding photosynthetic NDH subunit of subcomplex B 4, chloroplastic isoform X2, which translates to MAEAVMGFTLFKSHHFGSSLQTRSFQMNHSSSLLKQHANSSLFNRPWQVLEGKSKRASLCKVNGLPDWPLMAIMVEHMEGQRDLITEKSVTHLSDQAIKNVYTWYIMFTVWGGLFFGSMKDPYYDSETYRGDGGDGTGNWIYEKQEKMEAEAREALWREELIEEIEEKVEGLRELEEGAKKEELVK; encoded by the exons ATGGCTGAAGCTGTTATGGGTTTCACCCTTTTCAAATCACATCATTTTGGCTCATCTCTACAAACAAGGAGTTTTCAAATGAACCACTCTTCATCTTTG CTTAAGCAGCATGCAAACTCTTCCCTTTTCAACAGACCATGGCAG GTGTTAGAAGGAAAGAGCAAAAGGGCATCTTTGTGTAAAGTGAATGGCTTACCAGATTGGCCACTTATGGCAATTATGGTTGAACACATGGAAGGACAGAGAGATTTGATCACTGAAAAATCAGTTACCCATCTTAGTGATCAGGCAATTAAGAATGTTT ATACTTGGTACATAATGTTCACTGTTTGGGGAGGCTTATTCTTTGGTTCAATGAAG GATCCATATTACGACTCAGAAACATACAGGGGAGATGGAGGAGATGGCACTGGCAACTGGATCTATGAGAAG CAAGAAAAGATGGAAGCAGAAGCGAGAGAAGCTCTATGGCGGGAAGAGTTGATTGAGGAGATAGAAGAAAAGGTTGAAGGGTTAAGGGAACTTGAAGAAGGTGCCAAGAAAGAGGAACTTGTTAAGTGA
- the LOC137822593 gene encoding thioredoxin-like 1-2, chloroplastic, whose product MACSLKSVFCVPEGVLGPCSSKTDKAKSKGCSVLSNAFMGESVALDEKVLGYCSSKASSNVPVHAQATICVSKALKWWKKNLKPNMIEIHSAQELVHSLLNAGDSLVVVDFYSPGCGGCKALDSKICQIAEMHPNATFLRVNYDELKNMCHGLRIHVLPFFRFYRGAEGRVCSFSCTNATIKKFKDAMAKHSNERCSFGPAKGLEESELKILASMGEISVNSSLMVYPKQEKLENLVNDFSTVWNTMSNSRGLMHDAMF is encoded by the exons ATGGCATGTTCCTTGAAGAGTGTTTTCTGTGTTCCTGAAGGGGTTTTGGGACCTTGCTCTTCAAAAACTGACAAAGCAAAATCAAAGGGTTGTTCTGTTTTGAGTAATGCCTTCATGGGAGAATCTGTTGCCCTAGATGAGAAAGTTTTAGGGTATTGCAGTTCAAAAGCCTCTAGCAATGTTCCAGTTCAT gcacAAGCAACAATTTGTGTTAGCAAGGCTTTGAAGTGGTGGAAAAAGAACCTAAAACCTAACATGATTGAGATCCATTCAGCCCAAGAACTAGTTCATTCTTTGCTCAATGCTGGTGATTCATTGGTTGTGGTTGATTTCTATTCACCTGGTTGTGGAGGCTGCAAAGCTCTTGATTCAAAG ATCTGTCAAATAGCTGAAATGCACCCAAATGCAACATTTCTGAGAGTCAATTACGATGAACTGAAAAACATGTGTCACGGTTTGCGCATTCACGTGTTACCTTTCTTCAGATTCTATAGAGGTGCGGAGGGTCGAGTATGTAGCTTCAGCTGTACCAATGCAACC ATCAAGAAATTTAAGGATGCCATGGCAAAACATAGTAATGAAAGGTGTAGTTTTGGTCCAGCAAAAGGTTTGGAAGAATCCGAGTTGAAAATTTTGGCCTCAATGGGTGAAATATCAGTCAATTCTTCACTGATGGTGTATCCCAAACAAGAGAAATTGGAGAATTTGGTTAATGATTTTTCCACGGTTTGGAACACGATGAGTAATAGCAGGGGACTTATGCACGACGCAATGTTCTGA